A genomic window from Massilia sp. METH4 includes:
- a CDS encoding response regulator: protein MMSLKSESGAGRRILIVDDNCDAAELLAELVRLSGHEVSVAFSGRTALQEADVFHPDVVLLDIGMPGMNGYEVAAALRARPEYAALRIIALTAWGDAEARARTAASGFNLHLTKPAPLPALLGALEAG from the coding sequence ATGATGAGTTTGAAGAGCGAAAGTGGCGCCGGGCGGCGCATTTTGATAGTCGATGACAACTGCGATGCGGCGGAATTGCTCGCCGAACTCGTGCGCCTTTCCGGTCACGAAGTGTCGGTGGCGTTCAGCGGCAGGACGGCATTGCAGGAGGCGGACGTGTTCCATCCCGACGTGGTTCTGCTCGACATCGGCATGCCCGGCATGAATGGCTACGAGGTGGCCGCAGCCCTGCGCGCCCGGCCGGAATACGCCGCCCTGCGCATCATCGCGCTCACCGCCTGGGGCGACGCCGAGGCGCGCGCCCGCACGGCCGCCTCGGGGTTCAACCTGCATCTGACGAAGCCGGCGCCGCTGCCGGCGCTGCTGGGCGCGCTGGAGGCGGGGTAA
- a CDS encoding UDP-glucose--hexose-1-phosphate uridylyltransferase → MFNPTDHPHRRFNPLIGEWVLVSPHRAKRPWQGQQEAVDNSPKPSHDPHCYLCAGNTRVNGEKNPDYKGTFVFDNDFAALMADTPDAPASSDPLFQNTTARGTSRVICFSPDHGKSLPEMTLPALEQVVDTWCAQAEELGKTYPWVQVFENKGQAMGCSNPHPHGQVWANSFIPNSPAKEDVQQRAYLAEHGRPMLLDYVEREAAAGERVVVQTEYWLAVVPYWASWPFETLLLPRFAVKRLEELTKEQRADLAAILKALTIKYDNLFQTSFPYSMGWHGAPYNADDTAAWQLHAHFYPPLLRSASVRKFMVGYEMLAEAQRDLTPEQAAARLRELPDVHYLQRQ, encoded by the coding sequence ATGTTCAATCCCACAGACCATCCCCATCGTCGTTTCAACCCCCTCATCGGCGAGTGGGTGCTGGTTTCGCCGCACCGCGCCAAGCGTCCCTGGCAAGGCCAGCAGGAAGCCGTCGACAATTCCCCGAAACCGTCGCACGACCCGCACTGCTACCTGTGCGCCGGCAATACGCGTGTCAACGGTGAAAAGAATCCCGACTACAAGGGCACGTTTGTCTTCGACAACGACTTCGCCGCGCTGATGGCGGATACGCCGGACGCCCCGGCCAGCAGCGACCCGCTGTTCCAGAACACCACGGCGCGCGGCACCAGCCGCGTGATCTGCTTCTCGCCGGACCACGGCAAGTCGCTGCCGGAAATGACCTTGCCGGCGCTGGAGCAGGTGGTCGACACCTGGTGCGCGCAGGCCGAGGAACTGGGCAAGACCTACCCGTGGGTGCAGGTGTTCGAGAACAAGGGCCAGGCCATGGGTTGCTCGAATCCGCACCCGCACGGCCAGGTGTGGGCCAACAGCTTCATCCCGAATTCCCCGGCCAAGGAAGACGTGCAGCAGCGCGCCTACCTGGCCGAACATGGCCGCCCGATGCTGCTCGACTATGTGGAACGCGAAGCGGCCGCCGGCGAGCGCGTGGTGGTGCAGACCGAATACTGGCTGGCCGTGGTGCCGTACTGGGCCAGCTGGCCGTTCGAGACGCTGCTGCTGCCGCGCTTCGCGGTGAAGCGCCTGGAAGAGCTGACGAAGGAGCAGCGTGCCGACCTGGCCGCCATCCTGAAGGCGCTCACGATCAAGTACGACAACCTGTTCCAGACCTCGTTCCCCTATTCGATGGGCTGGCACGGCGCGCCCTACAATGCCGACGACACGGCCGCGTGGCAGCTGCATGCCCACTTCTACCCGCCGCTGCTGCGCTCGGCCTCGGTGCGCAAATTCATGGTCGGCTACGAAATGCTGGCCGAGGCGCAACGCGACCTGACGCCGGAACAGGCGGCCGCGCGCCTGCGCGAACTGCCGGATGTACACTACCTGCAACGCCAATAA
- a CDS encoding DMT family transporter — protein sequence MSVPIPDSRPFFARPRAVLAVATLCCLLWGSSYPSIKTGYALLGIAQHDVPSKLIFAGYRFLIAGLCLVVLALLLKRPALALTGRQLRQLTVLGLAQTGLQYVFFYIGLAYTTGVRASILNATTTFFSVLLAHFIYRNDRLSPRKAAGCLLGFAGVLAVNLGGATLDFAFTLHGEGFIVIAALVLSAASIYGKQVSNGMDAMVMTGWQLAIGGLALLAGGYATGGTVGNMSFAPALLLGYLSLLSAAAFTLWSLLLKHNPVGTISMYAFLIPVFGAALSALFLHESILEWKNLAALALVCAGIRLVTRAPK from the coding sequence ATGTCCGTACCCATACCCGACTCCCGCCCGTTCTTCGCCCGACCCCGCGCCGTGCTGGCGGTGGCCACGCTGTGCTGCCTGCTGTGGGGCAGCTCCTATCCCTCGATCAAGACCGGCTATGCACTGCTGGGTATTGCCCAGCACGACGTGCCGTCGAAGCTGATCTTCGCCGGCTACCGCTTCCTGATCGCAGGCCTGTGCCTCGTCGTGCTGGCCCTGCTGCTGAAGAGGCCAGCCCTGGCGCTGACGGGCCGCCAGTTGCGCCAGCTGACCGTGCTGGGACTGGCGCAGACAGGCCTGCAGTACGTGTTCTTCTACATCGGCCTCGCGTACACGACCGGCGTGCGCGCCTCGATCCTGAACGCCACCACCACGTTCTTTTCCGTACTGCTGGCGCACTTCATTTACCGCAATGACCGGCTGTCGCCGCGCAAGGCGGCCGGCTGCCTGCTCGGCTTTGCCGGCGTGCTGGCCGTGAACCTGGGCGGGGCAACGCTGGACTTCGCCTTCACGCTGCATGGCGAAGGCTTCATCGTCATCGCCGCCCTGGTACTGTCGGCCGCCTCGATCTACGGCAAGCAGGTGTCGAACGGCATGGATGCGATGGTCATGACGGGCTGGCAGCTGGCCATCGGCGGCCTGGCCCTGCTGGCGGGCGGCTATGCCACGGGCGGCACGGTGGGCAATATGTCGTTCGCGCCGGCGCTGCTGCTCGGCTATCTCTCGCTGCTGTCGGCCGCCGCCTTCACGCTGTGGAGCCTGCTCCTGAAGCACAACCCGGTCGGCACGATCAGCATGTATGCCTTCCTGATTCCCGTGTTCGGCGCCGCGCTGTCGGCGCTGTTCCTGCACGAAAGCATCCTCGAGTGGAAGAACCTGGCGGCGCTGGCGCTGGTGTGCGCCGGCATCCGGCTGGTGACGCGTGCACCGAAGTGA
- the rnk gene encoding nucleoside diphosphate kinase regulator, whose amino-acid sequence MKPQIVVSSLDLERLEALLDSLPDAQARAQDALFEELSRADVVEPADMPPNVVTMNSRVRFVIGDTAEEFDMALAYPKDIDGGAAKLSILTPVGSALLGLKVGDSIDWTRPDGATFAVTVRDVVYQPERAGELHR is encoded by the coding sequence ATGAAACCGCAAATCGTCGTATCGTCGCTGGACCTGGAACGCCTGGAAGCCTTGCTGGACTCCTTGCCCGACGCCCAGGCGCGCGCGCAGGATGCGCTGTTCGAGGAACTGTCGCGCGCCGACGTCGTGGAGCCGGCCGACATGCCGCCAAACGTGGTGACGATGAACTCGCGCGTGCGCTTCGTCATCGGCGACACCGCCGAGGAATTCGACATGGCGCTGGCCTACCCGAAGGACATCGATGGCGGCGCCGCCAAGCTGTCGATCCTCACGCCGGTCGGCAGCGCCTTGCTGGGCCTGAAGGTGGGCGACAGCATCGACTGGACGCGGCCCGACGGCGCCACGTTCGCCGTCACCGTGCGCGATGTCGTCTACCAGCCGGAGCGGGCAGGAGAGCTGCACCGCTGA
- a CDS encoding SDR family oxidoreductase: MKPIEEQVVVITGASSGIGRAVALGFARRRASLVLAARNEAALDEVVREVERLGGRALAVRTDVSEWQQVKRLADAAEARFGRIDTWINNAGINEHATVADMTIEEIERIIQVDLMGYIYGMKAALEPMRRRRQGAIINVASIVSLRAAPLHAPYVASKHGIAGFTEALRMELVHEKMPIRLTMVMPSFIDTPLFLNSRSRLGVQPRPVPPVYSPETVVESVLFAAEHPRRDIIVGGQGALVALLQRISPALLDRLMVAGGLMFRTQKTDKPDNGYDNLYQPTPGTGSVTGAWTDESLSYSWYTRHIEHYPHRKLLLLGALGAAACLALRPRPARLDGL, encoded by the coding sequence ATGAAACCGATCGAAGAACAAGTTGTGGTGATCACCGGCGCATCGAGCGGCATCGGCCGCGCGGTTGCGCTGGGCTTCGCGCGCCGCCGCGCCTCCCTCGTGCTGGCCGCGCGCAACGAAGCCGCGCTGGACGAGGTCGTGCGCGAAGTGGAGCGGCTCGGCGGCCGCGCGCTAGCCGTGCGCACCGACGTCTCCGAGTGGCAGCAGGTGAAGCGGCTGGCCGACGCGGCCGAGGCCCGCTTCGGCCGCATCGATACCTGGATCAACAATGCCGGCATCAACGAGCACGCCACGGTGGCGGACATGACGATCGAGGAAATCGAGCGCATCATCCAGGTCGACCTGATGGGCTATATCTACGGCATGAAGGCGGCGCTCGAACCGATGCGGCGGCGGCGGCAGGGGGCCATCATCAATGTGGCGTCGATCGTTTCGCTACGCGCCGCGCCGCTGCATGCGCCCTATGTCGCGTCCAAGCACGGTATCGCCGGGTTCACCGAGGCGCTGCGCATGGAACTAGTGCACGAAAAGATGCCGATCCGGCTGACGATGGTGATGCCGAGCTTCATCGATACGCCGCTGTTCCTGAACTCGCGCTCCCGCCTGGGCGTGCAGCCACGCCCGGTACCGCCCGTGTACTCGCCGGAAACGGTGGTGGAGTCCGTGCTGTTCGCCGCCGAGCACCCGCGGCGCGACATCATCGTGGGCGGGCAGGGCGCGCTGGTCGCCTTGTTGCAGCGCATCAGCCCCGCCTTGCTGGACCGCCTGATGGTTGCCGGCGGCCTGATGTTCCGCACCCAGAAAACGGACAAGCCGGACAACGGTTACGACAATCTGTACCAGCCGACGCCGGGCACCGGGTCCGTAACGGGCGCGTGGACCGACGAATCGCTGTCGTACAGTTGGTACACCCGGCACATCGAGCACTATCCGCACCGCAAGCTGTTGCTGCTGGGTGCGCTTGGCGCCGCCGCCTGCCTGGCACTGCGGCCACGCCCGGCGAGGCTTGATGGTTTGTAA
- the galK gene encoding galactokinase — translation MSDTLINHTRTAFENKFGAAPEVVVQAPGRVNLIGEHTDYNDGFVLPAAIDYMTVIAARRRGDRVIHIVAADYAGAEDQFALDAPIERRDEPMWANYVRGVIRDMVERGLPLQGFDMVVSGNVPQGAGLSSSASLTVAIGRLFATLPGFEDFSPIDIALTAQRAENNFVGTKCGNMDQIISASGVEGHALMIDCRSLETQPVPIPAGAAIMIFNSNVQRGLVDSEYNTRRKQCEEVARHFGVKALRDVDQAMLDARGGELDAVALKRARHVVTEDARVLAANEALGKGDLRRMGELMAASHASMRDDFEITVPLIDQLVDIVKNVIGEQGGVRMTGGGFGGCVVALVPEALVAPVRAAVEKEYPGPNGQGATIYVCKASAGAGVVSA, via the coding sequence ATGAGCGATACGCTGATTAACCATACCCGCACCGCGTTCGAGAACAAGTTCGGTGCAGCGCCCGAAGTGGTGGTGCAGGCCCCCGGCCGCGTCAACCTGATCGGCGAGCACACCGACTACAACGACGGCTTCGTGCTGCCGGCCGCGATCGACTACATGACCGTGATCGCGGCACGCCGCCGTGGCGACCGCGTCATCCATATCGTGGCCGCCGACTATGCCGGCGCGGAAGACCAGTTCGCGCTGGACGCGCCGATCGAGCGCCGCGACGAGCCGATGTGGGCGAACTACGTGCGCGGCGTGATCCGCGACATGGTGGAACGGGGCCTGCCGCTGCAGGGCTTCGACATGGTGGTGTCCGGCAACGTGCCGCAGGGCGCCGGCCTGTCCTCGTCGGCGTCGCTGACGGTGGCCATCGGCCGCCTGTTCGCCACGCTGCCGGGCTTCGAGGACTTCTCGCCGATCGACATCGCCCTGACGGCGCAGCGCGCCGAGAACAACTTCGTGGGCACCAAGTGCGGCAACATGGACCAGATCATTTCCGCCTCCGGCGTGGAAGGTCACGCACTGATGATCGATTGCCGCTCGCTGGAAACCCAGCCCGTGCCGATCCCGGCCGGCGCGGCGATCATGATCTTCAACTCGAACGTGCAGCGCGGCCTGGTGGACAGCGAGTACAACACGCGCCGCAAGCAGTGCGAGGAAGTGGCGCGCCACTTCGGCGTGAAGGCATTGCGCGACGTGGACCAGGCCATGCTCGATGCGCGCGGCGGCGAGCTCGATGCCGTGGCGCTGAAGCGCGCCCGCCACGTGGTGACCGAGGATGCCCGCGTGCTGGCCGCCAACGAGGCGCTGGGCAAGGGCGACCTGCGCCGCATGGGCGAGCTGATGGCCGCCTCGCACGCCTCGATGCGCGACGACTTCGAGATCACCGTGCCGCTGATCGACCAGCTGGTGGACATCGTGAAGAACGTCATCGGCGAGCAGGGTGGCGTGCGAATGACCGGTGGCGGCTTCGGCGGCTGCGTGGTGGCGCTGGTGCCGGAGGCGCTGGTCGCGCCGGTGCGCGCGGCGGTGGAAAAGGAGTACCCGGGCCCGAACGGCCAGGGCGCCACGATCTACGTGTGCAAGGCGTCGGCCGGCGCGGGTGTCGTGTCGGCCTGA
- a CDS encoding DUF488 domain-containing protein, whose translation MQPVFTIGHSTRPVEEFIALLKEHGVQRLLDIRTVPKSRHNPQFGQDQLPASLAAAGIAYQYIAALGGLRHPRKDSPNAGWHNKSFRGYADYMQGEEFGRGVDEVARLAAGERCALMCAEAVPWRCHRSMVADALTVRGIPVEHIINPGKTRPHTLTRFAHVEGTRILYPPEEAGPA comes from the coding sequence ATGCAACCGGTCTTCACCATTGGCCATTCGACCCGGCCCGTCGAGGAATTCATCGCGCTCCTGAAGGAGCATGGCGTGCAGCGCCTGCTCGACATCCGCACCGTGCCGAAATCGCGGCACAACCCGCAGTTCGGGCAGGACCAGCTGCCCGCCTCGCTGGCCGCGGCCGGCATCGCCTACCAGTACATCGCCGCGCTGGGCGGGCTGCGGCACCCGCGCAAGGATTCCCCTAACGCCGGATGGCACAACAAGTCCTTCCGCGGCTATGCGGACTACATGCAGGGCGAGGAATTCGGGCGCGGCGTGGACGAGGTGGCGCGGCTGGCCGCCGGCGAGCGCTGCGCACTGATGTGCGCGGAAGCGGTGCCGTGGCGCTGCCACCGCTCGATGGTGGCCGACGCGCTCACGGTGCGCGGCATTCCCGTCGAGCACATCATCAATCCGGGCAAGACGCGCCCGCATACGCTCACGCGCTTCGCGCACGTGGAAGGCACGCGCATCCTTTATCCGCCCGAGGAAGCCGGCCCCGCCTGA
- a CDS encoding glycosyl hydrolase 115 family protein — protein sequence MTTRRLALAFSLAFSLVFSLAFSPPSASAAHAGDFDLKNAAVLAEDQPTMRLAADLVRRDLRAVGGAEVPRAGRLADCRDVCIVIGRHDSPLLREIASTEGLDFAALAGQWERYQRVGIVSRARPGTRLLVIAGSDARGAVYGAVDLTRELGVSAWEWWADVHPAVRERVAVRGERIVSAAPSVRYRGIFLNDEDWGLQPWAAKTFDPARDIGPATYARIFELLWRLKANLIWPAMHDSTQPFYAMPGNAQVAKDYAIIVGTSHAEPMMRNNVREWKKSDGPFNFFTNRDAIMRYWKSRVEETRGTEAFYSMGIRGVHDSAMEGANTIDEARAGVAAAVGAQRTLLADVHRKPLAQIPQALTVYKEVLDIYNSGLDVPDDVTLVWPDDNYGYLHQLSTPKEAARGGGTGLYYHLSYWGRPHDYLWLATTAPGLVRDQLQRAIATGTDRVWVANVGDIKPAEYLTQYFLDAAFDKRQLERPAREHMRAWYAEQFGEQHAPAIADIMREYYALAWERKPEYMGFSQTEPTTPTRQTDYLRSGGEEAERRLARYAALAGRAEAIGDALPADRKDAFFQLVLYPVRASANLNTRILKLDLAAQYARMGRPSAQRHAQQAKAAQQAIAADTARYNALAGGKWRGMMDAAPRRLPVFIEPVYPSYGMPAGGDCALAYPAPLSSQAGALWFTRGVPETKTLTVVQHGATPLRWSAGKVPAGLRLSPADGTLDAGNGYEQRIAVHYDGDGATGGLEVGCGDKRLAVRVGIAPGAPLPTERERIITLPASAASGAGWSTVDMGSLGTAQRADLALPSRDDAAGAPALDYAFHSHTKAAARLNIVAVPVHALTSANRLRIAVSLDGAPPVTLDFGTVGRSDEWKRNVLSNTALRTLALPDLKPGAHRLRVHALDPGFVLDRIEIVFDGAAEHYGAPPH from the coding sequence ATGACAACCCGCCGACTCGCCCTCGCCTTCTCCCTCGCCTTCTCCCTCGTCTTTTCCCTCGCGTTTTCGCCGCCGAGTGCCAGCGCCGCCCACGCCGGCGACTTCGACCTGAAGAACGCCGCCGTGCTGGCCGAGGACCAGCCCACGATGCGCCTGGCCGCGGACCTGGTGCGGCGCGACCTGCGCGCCGTCGGCGGCGCCGAGGTGCCGCGCGCCGGCAGGCTGGCCGATTGCCGCGATGTCTGCATCGTCATCGGCCGCCACGATTCGCCGCTGCTGCGCGAGATCGCCAGTACCGAAGGACTCGACTTTGCCGCGCTGGCCGGCCAATGGGAAAGATACCAGCGCGTCGGGATCGTTTCGCGCGCGCGGCCCGGCACGCGGCTGCTGGTGATCGCGGGATCCGACGCGCGCGGTGCCGTCTACGGCGCCGTCGACCTGACGCGCGAGCTGGGCGTCTCCGCCTGGGAATGGTGGGCGGACGTGCACCCTGCCGTGCGCGAACGCGTCGCCGTGCGCGGCGAACGGATCGTCTCCGCGGCCCCATCGGTGCGCTACCGCGGCATCTTCCTGAACGACGAGGACTGGGGCCTGCAACCGTGGGCCGCGAAGACCTTCGACCCGGCGCGGGACATCGGCCCGGCCACGTATGCGCGCATCTTCGAGCTGCTGTGGCGCCTGAAGGCAAACCTGATCTGGCCGGCCATGCACGATTCCACGCAGCCGTTCTACGCGATGCCCGGCAACGCGCAGGTGGCGAAGGACTACGCCATTATCGTGGGCACCTCGCACGCCGAACCGATGATGCGCAATAACGTGCGCGAATGGAAGAAGAGCGACGGTCCGTTCAACTTCTTCACGAACCGCGACGCCATCATGCGCTACTGGAAAAGCCGGGTCGAGGAAACCCGCGGCACCGAAGCCTTCTATTCGATGGGCATCCGCGGCGTGCACGATTCGGCCATGGAAGGCGCGAACACGATCGACGAAGCCCGCGCCGGCGTCGCCGCGGCGGTCGGCGCGCAGCGCACGCTGCTGGCCGATGTCCACCGCAAGCCGCTGGCGCAAATCCCCCAGGCGCTGACCGTGTACAAGGAAGTGCTCGACATCTACAACAGCGGTCTGGATGTGCCGGACGACGTCACGCTCGTCTGGCCCGACGATAACTACGGCTACCTGCACCAGCTCAGCACCCCGAAGGAAGCCGCGCGCGGTGGCGGCACGGGCCTGTACTACCACCTGTCCTACTGGGGCCGGCCGCACGACTACCTGTGGCTGGCGACCACCGCGCCCGGCCTTGTGCGCGACCAGCTGCAACGGGCCATCGCCACCGGCACCGACCGCGTGTGGGTGGCCAACGTGGGCGATATCAAACCGGCCGAGTACCTGACCCAGTACTTCCTGGACGCCGCGTTCGACAAGCGCCAGCTCGAGCGCCCGGCGCGGGAGCACATGCGCGCCTGGTACGCGGAACAGTTCGGGGAACAGCATGCGCCCGCCATCGCGGACATCATGCGCGAATACTACGCGCTGGCATGGGAACGCAAGCCCGAGTACATGGGCTTTTCGCAAACCGAGCCGACGACGCCCACGCGCCAGACCGACTACCTGCGATCGGGCGGCGAGGAAGCCGAACGGCGCCTCGCGCGCTACGCCGCACTGGCCGGGCGCGCCGAGGCCATCGGCGACGCCTTGCCGGCCGACCGCAAGGACGCCTTCTTCCAGCTCGTGCTGTACCCGGTGCGCGCGAGCGCCAACCTGAACACGCGCATCCTGAAGCTGGACCTGGCGGCGCAGTACGCGCGCATGGGACGGCCTTCCGCGCAACGGCATGCGCAACAGGCGAAAGCCGCGCAGCAGGCGATCGCCGCCGACACCGCGCGCTACAACGCGCTGGCCGGCGGCAAGTGGCGCGGCATGATGGACGCGGCGCCACGGCGCCTGCCCGTGTTCATCGAGCCCGTGTACCCGTCATACGGCATGCCGGCGGGCGGCGACTGCGCGCTGGCCTATCCCGCCCCGCTGTCGTCTCAGGCCGGCGCACTGTGGTTCACGCGCGGCGTGCCGGAGACGAAGACGCTGACCGTCGTCCAGCATGGCGCCACGCCGCTGCGCTGGTCGGCGGGCAAGGTGCCGGCCGGCCTGCGCCTGTCGCCTGCGGACGGCACGCTCGATGCCGGCAACGGCTACGAGCAGCGCATCGCCGTGCACTATGACGGCGATGGCGCGACGGGCGGCCTGGAGGTCGGTTGCGGCGACAAGCGCCTGGCGGTGCGGGTAGGGATCGCGCCCGGCGCGCCGTTGCCGACCGAGCGCGAACGCATCATCACGCTGCCGGCCAGCGCGGCCTCGGGGGCCGGCTGGAGCACCGTCGACATGGGCAGCCTGGGCACCGCGCAGCGCGCCGACCTGGCGCTGCCGTCGCGCGACGACGCGGCAGGCGCTCCCGCGCTGGACTATGCCTTCCACAGCCACACGAAGGCCGCCGCGCGCTTGAACATCGTGGCCGTGCCGGTGCACGCGCTCACCTCCGCCAACCGCCTGCGCATTGCCGTGTCCCTCGACGGCGCGCCGCCCGTCACGCTGGACTTCGGCACCGTGGGCCGCAGCGACGAATGGAAGCGCAATGTGCTGTCGAACACCGCCTTGCGCACGCTGGCGCTGCCGGACCTGAAGCCCGGCGCGCACCGGCTGCGCGTGCATGCCCTCGATCCGGGCTTCGTGCTGGACCGGATCGAGATCGTGTTCGATGGGGCGGCCGAGCACTACGGCGCGCCCCCGCACTGA
- a CDS encoding sodium/solute symporter (Members of the Solute:Sodium Symporter (SSS), TC 2.A.21 as described in tcdb.org, catalyze solute:Na+ symport. Known solutes for members of the family include sugars, amino acids, nucleosides, inositols, vitamins, urea or anions, depending on the system.), whose protein sequence is MNQFSTLDTLVFLFYFIVITGYGIWIYRRKKSTSGQASHDYFLAEGSLTWWAIGASLIASNISAEQFIGMSGSGFKIGMAIAVYELMAAATLIIVAVFFMPVYLKNRIYTMPQFLEQRYGKAVATTMALFWLGLYVVVNLTSILYLGALAISSVAGINVFACMIFLAVFAAVITLGGMKVIGYTDVIQVLCLVVGGLVTTWIALDLVAALGGKSGSMAGASELFVRAGEHFDMVLDRGNPNYMDLPGLTTLIGGMWIVNLNYWGCNQYITQRALGADLKTARKGLLFAAFLKLLMPVIVVLPGIAAFALDKSGMLGDSMRVGGELNPDRAYPTLLAMLPAGIKGIAFAALTAAVVASLAGKANSIATIFTLDIYKQHFNKTATEQKQVWVGRLTVVVSIAAAALIAPFLGIDKKGGFAFIQEYTGFVSPGILAMFLLGFFWKKTTHAAAMFATIGGLVLSIILKFLPGMMDLSFLAPIGFAVDNGTGVYEIPFLDRMFIVFWVVVAGMVLISKTAAVSGEAKRMIVDTHMFRVEKSFAVGSAVICALLIAVYGAWW, encoded by the coding sequence ATGAATCAATTTTCCACGCTAGACACGCTTGTCTTCCTGTTTTACTTCATCGTCATCACCGGCTACGGCATCTGGATTTACCGCCGCAAGAAAAGCACATCCGGCCAGGCATCGCATGACTATTTCCTGGCCGAAGGGTCGCTGACCTGGTGGGCCATCGGCGCCTCGCTGATCGCTTCCAATATCTCGGCCGAGCAGTTCATCGGCATGAGCGGTTCCGGTTTCAAGATCGGCATGGCCATCGCCGTGTATGAACTGATGGCCGCCGCCACCTTGATCATCGTGGCGGTGTTCTTCATGCCCGTGTACCTGAAGAACCGCATCTACACGATGCCTCAGTTCCTCGAACAGCGCTACGGCAAGGCCGTGGCCACGACGATGGCGCTGTTCTGGCTGGGCCTGTACGTGGTGGTGAACCTGACGTCCATCCTGTACCTCGGCGCGCTGGCCATTTCCTCGGTGGCGGGCATCAATGTGTTCGCCTGCATGATCTTCCTGGCCGTGTTCGCCGCCGTGATCACGCTGGGCGGCATGAAGGTGATCGGTTATACCGACGTGATCCAGGTGCTGTGCCTGGTCGTCGGTGGCCTGGTCACCACGTGGATTGCGTTGGACCTGGTGGCCGCGCTGGGCGGCAAGAGCGGCTCGATGGCGGGCGCCAGCGAACTGTTCGTGCGTGCCGGCGAGCACTTCGACATGGTGCTCGACCGCGGCAACCCGAACTACATGGACTTGCCGGGCTTGACCACGCTGATCGGCGGCATGTGGATCGTGAACCTGAACTACTGGGGCTGCAACCAGTACATCACGCAGCGCGCACTGGGCGCCGACCTGAAGACCGCCCGCAAGGGCCTGCTGTTCGCGGCCTTCCTGAAGCTGTTGATGCCGGTGATCGTGGTACTGCCGGGTATCGCCGCCTTCGCGCTGGACAAGTCCGGCATGCTGGGCGACTCGATGCGGGTGGGCGGTGAACTGAACCCCGACCGCGCCTACCCGACCCTGCTGGCCATGCTGCCGGCCGGTATCAAGGGCATTGCCTTCGCCGCGCTGACCGCGGCCGTGGTGGCGTCGCTGGCCGGCAAGGCCAACAGTATCGCCACGATCTTCACGCTGGACATCTACAAGCAGCACTTCAACAAGACCGCCACCGAACAGAAGCAGGTATGGGTCGGCCGCCTGACGGTGGTGGTCTCGATCGCGGCTGCCGCGCTGATCGCGCCGTTCCTGGGCATCGACAAGAAGGGCGGCTTCGCCTTCATCCAGGAATACACGGGCTTCGTGTCGCCGGGCATCCTGGCGATGTTCCTGCTGGGCTTCTTCTGGAAGAAGACCACGCACGCCGCGGCCATGTTCGCCACCATCGGCGGCCTGGTACTGTCGATCATCCTGAAGTTCCTGCCCGGCATGATGGACCTGTCCTTCCTGGCCCCGATCGGCTTCGCCGTCGACAATGGCACGGGCGTCTACGAGATCCCGTTCCTGGACCGCATGTTCATCGTGTTCTGGGTCGTCGTCGCCGGCATGGTCCTGATCAGCAAGACGGCCGCTGTCTCGGGCGAGGCCAAGCGCATGATCGTCGATACCCACATGTTCCGCGTCGAGAAGAGCTTCGCGGTCGGTTCGGCCGTCATCTGCGCACTGCTGATCGCCGTCTACGGGGCATGGTGGTAA